One Sparus aurata chromosome 5, fSpaAur1.1, whole genome shotgun sequence genomic window carries:
- the LOC115581832 gene encoding nucleolysin TIA-1 isoform X1 translates to MEDDQPRTLYVGNLSRDVTEPLILQVFTQIGPCKSCKMIVDTAGNDPYCFVEFYDHRHAAASLAAMNGRKIMGKEVKVNWATTPTSQKKDTSNHFHVFVGDLSPEITTEDVKAAFGPFGRISDARVVKDMATGKSKGYGFVSFFNKWDAENAIQQMGGQWLGGRQIRTNWATRKPPAPKTTYENNSKHLSFDEVVNQSSPSNCTVYCGGVSTGLTEQLMRQTFSPFGQIMEIRVFPDKGYSFVRFNSHESAAHAIVSVNGTSIEGHIVKCYWGKETPDMMNPMQQMPMPQQNKMSFPAAQPYGQWGQWYGNGPQISQYVPNGWQVPTYNVYGQAWNQQGFNHLPASAGWTGMSAISNGGVMEPTQGLNGSMLANQPGMGATGYPTH, encoded by the exons ATGGAGGACGATCAACCCAGAACCTT GTATGTGGGGAATCTGTCCAGGGATGTCACCGAGCCCCTTATTCTGCAGGTCTTCACACAGATAGGACCCTGCAAGAGCTGTAAAATGATAGTTGAT ACGGCTGGAAATGATCCGTACTGCTTTGTGGAGTTCTATGACCACAGGCATGCTGCTGCCTCATTGGCAGCCATGAATGGAAGGAAAATAATGGGTAAG GAGGTCAAAGTCAACTGGGCCACGACGCCAACCAGCcagaaaaaagacacaagta ATCATTTTCATGTCTTCGTTGGAGACCTAAGCCCAGAAATAACTACAGAAGACGTCAAAGCTGCCTTCGGTCCGTTTGGCAGGATATC AGATGCTCGTGTTGTGAAGGATATGGCTACAGGGAAATCTAAAGGCTATGGCTTTGTGTCTTTCTTCAACAAATGG GATGCAGAGAATGCCATTCAGCAGATGGGGGGTCAGTGGTTAGGAGGCAGACAGATTCGAACTAACTGGGCCACAAGAAAGCCTCCTGCTCCAAAGACCACCTATGAAA ATAACTCCAAGCACCTATCCTTTGATGAAGTAGTGAATCAGTCCAGCCCCAGTAACTGCACTGTGTATTGTGGCGGAGTCAGCACAGGACTGACAG AGCAACTGATGAGACAGACCTTCTCTCCCTTTGGACAAATCATGGAAATCAGAGTTTTCCCGGACAAAGGCTATTCATTTGTGAG GTTTAACTCCCATGAGTCAGCAGCCCATGCCATTGTGTCAGTGAATGGCACCTCAATAGAGGGCCACATAGTCAAATGCTACTGGGGTAAAGAGACCCCGGACATGATGAACCCGATGCAGCAGATGCCTATGCCCCAG CAGAACAAGATGAGCTTCCCTGCAGCTCAGCCCTATGGCCAGTGGGGCCAATGGTACGGCAACGGGCCCCAGATCAGCCAGTACGTCCCCAATGGGTGGCAGGTCCCCACCTACAATGTCTACGGCCAGGCTTGGAACCAGCAGGGCTTCAA TCACTTACCGGCCAGTGCTGGGTGGACTGGCATGAGCGCCATCAGTAACGGTGGGGTTATGGAGCCTACACAGGGATTGAATGGGAGTATGCTAGCCAACCAGCCCGGTATGGGAGCCACAGGATACCCCACACACTGA
- the LOC115581832 gene encoding nucleolysin TIA-1 isoform X2, producing the protein MEDDQPRTLYVGNLSRDVTEPLILQVFTQIGPCKSCKMIVDTAGNDPYCFVEFYDHRHAAASLAAMNGRKIMGKEVKVNWATTPTSQKKDTSNHFHVFVGDLSPEITTEDVKAAFGPFGRISDARVVKDMATGKSKGYGFVSFFNKWDAENAIQQMGGQWLGGRQIRTNWATRKPPAPKTTYENNSKHLSFDEVVNQSSPSNCTVYCGGVSTGLTEQLMRQTFSPFGQIMEIRVFPDKGYSFVRFNSHESAAHAIVSVNGTSIEGHIVKCYWGKETPDMMNPMQQMPMPQNKMSFPAAQPYGQWGQWYGNGPQISQYVPNGWQVPTYNVYGQAWNQQGFNHLPASAGWTGMSAISNGGVMEPTQGLNGSMLANQPGMGATGYPTH; encoded by the exons ATGGAGGACGATCAACCCAGAACCTT GTATGTGGGGAATCTGTCCAGGGATGTCACCGAGCCCCTTATTCTGCAGGTCTTCACACAGATAGGACCCTGCAAGAGCTGTAAAATGATAGTTGAT ACGGCTGGAAATGATCCGTACTGCTTTGTGGAGTTCTATGACCACAGGCATGCTGCTGCCTCATTGGCAGCCATGAATGGAAGGAAAATAATGGGTAAG GAGGTCAAAGTCAACTGGGCCACGACGCCAACCAGCcagaaaaaagacacaagta ATCATTTTCATGTCTTCGTTGGAGACCTAAGCCCAGAAATAACTACAGAAGACGTCAAAGCTGCCTTCGGTCCGTTTGGCAGGATATC AGATGCTCGTGTTGTGAAGGATATGGCTACAGGGAAATCTAAAGGCTATGGCTTTGTGTCTTTCTTCAACAAATGG GATGCAGAGAATGCCATTCAGCAGATGGGGGGTCAGTGGTTAGGAGGCAGACAGATTCGAACTAACTGGGCCACAAGAAAGCCTCCTGCTCCAAAGACCACCTATGAAA ATAACTCCAAGCACCTATCCTTTGATGAAGTAGTGAATCAGTCCAGCCCCAGTAACTGCACTGTGTATTGTGGCGGAGTCAGCACAGGACTGACAG AGCAACTGATGAGACAGACCTTCTCTCCCTTTGGACAAATCATGGAAATCAGAGTTTTCCCGGACAAAGGCTATTCATTTGTGAG GTTTAACTCCCATGAGTCAGCAGCCCATGCCATTGTGTCAGTGAATGGCACCTCAATAGAGGGCCACATAGTCAAATGCTACTGGGGTAAAGAGACCCCGGACATGATGAACCCGATGCAGCAGATGCCTATGCCCCAG AACAAGATGAGCTTCCCTGCAGCTCAGCCCTATGGCCAGTGGGGCCAATGGTACGGCAACGGGCCCCAGATCAGCCAGTACGTCCCCAATGGGTGGCAGGTCCCCACCTACAATGTCTACGGCCAGGCTTGGAACCAGCAGGGCTTCAA TCACTTACCGGCCAGTGCTGGGTGGACTGGCATGAGCGCCATCAGTAACGGTGGGGTTATGGAGCCTACACAGGGATTGAATGGGAGTATGCTAGCCAACCAGCCCGGTATGGGAGCCACAGGATACCCCACACACTGA